Within Candidatus Anoxymicrobium japonicum, the genomic segment AACCCACGCCCGACGCGCAAGGAGCGCACGCGCAACCGCGTAAGTCACAAGTACTCTTACTTTCCGGAGAAATTCGACGTGATAGCCTGTGTCGGCTGCGGCCGCTGCATCAACTACTGCCCGGTCAACATCGACATCCTGGACGTGCTCGAGAAGTCCAGGCAGGCTGAAGGCAAGGAGGCAAAGACGGCATGATGGACGAAAGCAACCCTTATCTTCCATATATAGTCAACATCGAGGACGCCTGGTATGAGACCCCCGTGGACGACAGGGCCGTCAAGACCTTCAAGGTAAATTTCAAAGACGAGAAAGTGTGGGATACATGGCGTCACCGGCCCGGCAACTGCGCGATGGTGGGGCGCCTCGGCATCGGCGAGTCCATGTTCTGCATTTCATCCTCGCCGACAGAGGAGGGCTACTTGCGCTTCTCGATCATGCAGGCGGGCAAGGTGACGAGCGCGCTTCACGAATTAGAAGCGGGCGACACCATGACGGTGCGCGGGCCGTTGGGCAATTCGTTCCCGCTGGAAGAGTGGGAAGGAAAAAACATAATATCGATCGGCGGCGGCATCGGGCAGGCGCCGTTGCGCCCGGCTATCAACTACGTGCGGGCGAACAAGGACAAGTACGGCGACCTCACGGTCATCTATGGCGCGAGGACGTCAGACCTGCACTGCTTCAAGACGGAGTTCGAGGAGTACTTCAAGGAAGAAGGCACGGCGTGCCATCTGGCGATCGACGTCGAGGAGGAGAGCTGGCCGCACTACGTGGGCTTTGTTCCCAGCCTCGTGATGGAGGTCGCCCCCAAACCGGATAACGCGATCGCGATCACCTGTGGCCCGCCCATACTCATCAAATTCGTGACGCAGAATCTGGAGAAGCTGGGCTTCAAGCCCGAGCAGATATACACCACGCTCGAGGAGCGCATGAAGTGCGGGATAGGCAAGTGCGGCCGCTGCAACGTGGGCTCGATGTACGTATGTAAAGACGGCCCCGTATTCTCATACGCAACGTTAAAAAACATCCCCGAGGCCTTCGCTTAACTTTCGAAGCAGTCCTTTTTTCTAAAGTTTAAGAGGGGTCAGGCAACGTCTACCGCTTTAGCGGTAGACGGTGCCTGACCCCGTTTTCTAAGAAAAAAGACCTGACCCCAAAGTTAAACATGATCGACTTGATTTTCTCAGTCACGATATTCTCGATGCCGTGCGCTTCCAGGACGCATAATTTGGTTTGACCCCATTATGTGTTAGATAACAACTCTGAGAACTTCCTCGATCGAGGTGATGCCGGCACGGCACTTCTCCCAACCGTCCTGGCGCATCGTTTTCATTCCCTGCTCGATCGCCACACGCGCGATCGCGGTGGTCGAGGCCTCCTCGATCGTCAACTGCTCGATCTCGGCGCTCATCTTCATAATCTCCACGAGCGCAACTCTTCCCTTGTACCCGCTGCCACCACAACGCGTGCATCCTTTGGAACTCGACTGGTAAAGCGTAAGCTTCTCTCCCGGTTCGCGGTGGAACTCAAGCCGATCGAGCATTTCGTTGCTCGGCTCGTAAATCTGCTTGCACACGCAAAGCTTGCGCCCGAGCCTCTGGCCAAGCACGCATACTATGCCTGACGCGATCAGGAACGGCTCGATGCCCATCTCGGTAAGACGGGCGATGGCGCCGGGCGCGTCATTGGTGTGAAGTGTACTGAAGACGAGATGGCCGGTGAGGGCCGACTCGATCGCTATTTTCGCGGTCTCACTGTCGCGGATCTCGCCGATCATCATTATGTCGGGACTTGTTCGAAGGATCGACCTCAAGGCCGACGCGAACGTCAGCCCGGCCTTGGGATTGATCTGTATCTGGTTGATCCCGGCGAGACGATACTCGACCGGATCCTCGACCGTGGTAATGTTCTTGGTCTCATCGTTGAGTACGTTAAGAGTGCCGTATAGCGTGGTCGACTTGCCACTGCCTGTCGGGCCTGTGACGAGGATGGCGCCGTTCGGCTTGCGAAACGCATCCTCGTACTTTTCCAGGGTCTCACCATCGTAACCGAGATCGCTCAGGCGCAGCATGATGCTCGACTTGTCAAGAATTCGGAGGACTATCTTCTCCCCAAAAATGGTAGGCAGTACAGCGACGCGGAAATCGATCTGCTTGTTGCCTATCCGCTTCTCGTAATGTCCGTCTTGCGGAATCCTTTTCTGCGCGATGTTCAGGTCAGACATAATCTTTACGCGCGAAGTAACCGCGGGCAGCGCCCTTATCGGCAGACTCTTGGCATCATGAAGCACACCGTCCACACGGTACCTGATGATGATCTCTTTCTCCTGCGGGTCAAAGTGGATGTCGCTTGCCCCGTCTGTCACAGCCTCGTTGATCACGTAATTGACGAACTTGACGATAGGCGCATCGCTGGTGATCGCGCCAATCGCTTCGGAAAGAGCCTTGTCGTCGAAATCTTCCGAATCGAACTCTTTAATCTCACTCACTCCGAGTTCGCCTACGTCGCGGTAGTAGGCCCGTATAAAGTCCTCGATGTCAGCTTTCGTGGAAACAACCGGTCTTACCTGATATCCGGTAGACATCTTGATGTCGTCGAGCGCGAAAATATTGGTTGGGTCGGCCATCGCCACGACAAGCGTGTCGCCGTCAAAACTGATAGGAAGGCTCAGGTGCCGCTGTGCCATCTTTTCATCCAGCAGGGCAACGGCCGTCATGTCAACGTGGTATCTCTCAAGATGAACGAATTCCAGTCCGAGGTGCTGCGCCAGAACCTCTGTGAGCTTCGACTCGGAAACGACACCCATCTCGATGAGGGTGCGCGCCAATGATTTGCCGGTCTGCTTTTTCTTCTCGAGAGCGGAAAGCAACTGCTCTTGCGAAACAAGACCGTCCTCAATCAGAAGGTGCGTTACCGATTTAGCTTTCTTTTTTGCCTGTGCCAATATTTTCCTCCGTCCTCTTTGCAAGAATCGGAAGCGCGCGCGCTTTTCTAAAGCATTCCGTTAATGCCACTCTATGTCTATGTATTACTCGAAACGTGAAATGTCGCTTCCCAGCCTGGGCACTGTACGCCCGCAAGAGGGGCAAGGTTCATAGACTATTCCACCCTTCACATAGTCCCCTGTGCGAAAACGCAGAACACACGTGCCTCGGCCGTCCAGGCATGTGTACACAAGCTCGCCGTCCTCGCCTTCGGCCACCGGCGCCTCGGTTTCTGGATCGATGATCTCAAGGTAATCCATGTCGGGATAAATGTGGTATCCAGCGTCCGCCCCTGATGCGCACTCAGAGTAACCTTTGCGCCCCTCCGTAAACCCGAAAGCGCCAACAACAAATGCATCTCTCGCTCCTGTTTTCCGCAGAAACTCATGCATATCCTCTTTTATGTCCTTCGATATGCGCTCCCCACCTAGAATGACCAGGCGCAGCGACGACAGGTCGATCTCTTCCTCGATAGCCGACCGCAGCACCTCGAATACGTTTCCCGGCATGCCGATAATTCCCGTCACCTTGACGCTCCGCGCGGTATCAGATATCCGGCGCGCGGCGATCGCGCTGCTCTCTCCACCAGTATATAGCGACAGTATACCGGCGCGCTCCATGCCTCTGGCAATCATCTGGAACCAGAGGTGAGACGCGAACGGCATCGCGTTCAGGATAACGGCATCTTTGCGCTCGATTTCAACGCCGAATCCAGCAAGCTCAAGGATGCGGCGCCCGGCTTCAGCCATGCGCTCGACATCTGAGCGCGTGAACATTACCGGCGTGGGCCGACCGGTCTGCCCCGCGGTGAATTGAACGTGCACGGGCGCGTACTCGAACAACCGCGCGCTCAAAACGAACTCATCGCCCTTGAACAAGCTGTCAAACCGCGTCTTCAAAAACTGAAGCCTGGGCATGCGCTCTTCCGCAGCGCGCGTCAAGGGTTTGAGGACAAACCTCTCGTAACGGTCATGTTCGTCAGCGGACGGCGCTATGTCAGACTTGCGGGTGAAAGGGAGCTTTCGCAGATCATCGACCCCCCTGATATCTTCAGGCGCGAGAGCGGCGTCGTTAAACATCTTGCGGTAAAACGGGCTGTACGGATACAGTTGGGTCCTCACAAAATACGAGAGCTTCCTGTCACGGTACTCACGTTGCTCCTCAAAAGACATGCGATCCCAGTTCCGCGAATAGATTTCGTGCGCCATTTGCTTTTCCTCCACTCTCACCGTGCGCAAGGCTAAGGCCAGTCGGCCAGGGGTCAGGCACCGTCTACCGCTGCGTCTACCTCAAATTTAATATGAACCTGTGTCCGCCACGGCTGACGTGACGCTAGCGCAAAGCGAGAAACTTGCCGAACTTCATCATCTCCACCGGGTGAGCGACGGCGCCCTCGATGCGACACTCCCCGGACGCAAACTTCCGCGCGAGATTCTTTCCATCAGGTGTATTAAGAAACTTCACTGCCTCCATGCCGGCGCCCATTTTCGCCATCCGCGTCACTGTCTCGTAATCGCATACCAGCTTGATATCCATTGAGGGCGCCACGCCCGGTTCGATAACGACATACCCGCCTGAGAAAGTAATGGTTATTGCCGTTTCGGGCTGTTCGACCGGCTCGATCGCGAGAACCAAATTGATCTCGTTAAGCAACCGCGCTTTCCGGGGATTCTTCAAGAACTCGATGATGAGCGATCGCATAATCGAACCCAGTCCGCTCAAGTTTTCCTCGTCCTTGACGAGCATCCTCTCTTCCGGGCCTCCGGCAGGAACGCAAGAAACCGGCCTTGAGCGCCGGTGGATAACGTAACCGAGCACAGCCAGCCCACTGCTGACAAACAGCAACGACAGCCTCCGATGCTTACTTTTTTTCTCCGACTCAATTTTTCCGTGAGCCATGATTGGTTCCTTTCCTGTTGTCTTTGCCAGCGACGAAAATAGCCCTTTCTGATCTCCTCCCCCTCAGACGGGGGAGGATTAAGGTCTCATTTTTATACACGAAACGCAACTATTCAGCTTAATAATCCAGGCAACGTCTACCGCGCAGCGGTAGACGGAAAGGTAGACGGTGCCTGACCCCTGGCTATGGCTATGGGGGACTGACCCTAGATGCCGAGTTTGTCCGCCAGGAAGCCAAGCCCCAACTCCTCGCACTTACCGCGTGTGAGACGGCCTTCGTCATCTAACTGGCGATACTCGTAATACTCGCGCTTCATGAGATCAAAGTCGGGAACCGACCCGGCGTGAGAGCCTTCTTCCACCGCCTTGTAGAACCTCGGATGCATAATATCCTCTTCGCCGCCAGAACCGAACAACGCCTGTATTCCCCTCTTCAAAAACCAGATGCGCTCGCCCACCCGCATAAAACTGTCGAGGTCGTAATCCAGCCCGGTCACGGAGTTGATGGCCGTAATGAGCGCATCCTCCTGCCAGGACACCGCGGTGAAGTAGCAGACAACAGCGGCGTTGAATATCTGCCCGAGCTCCTGCGCCCGCGCGGTCAGATACGCCTTGCCAACGCTCGATTGCTCGTCAAAGGGGCCTTCCAGGTCAATCTGAGGAAGCGGCGGCGCGCTGCCCCCCTCGAGATACAGATTCGTGCTGGCGCAGTGACACGCGCCTCTCGGGGAAGTCGCGTACGAGAGCGCGAAACCGTGGAAACCGCGCGGGTCGTGAGCGGGCGCGTCCAGACCGCGAACCTGGACGGCCATTACGGGCGCGTCCGAGCCGATCTCCTCTGACAGAGCCTTGCTGCCCTGCGCCATGCGCGCGCCGAAGCCCTCATTGCGAGCGGCCATCTCAATAAGCTCGAGCATGCCATCAGGGTCACCCCAGCCAATAGACACGCCATCGCACTCGTCAACCGAGAGAAGGCCCTTTTCCTGACACTCCGTCACAAGCGCGATAATCGCGCCCATCGTTATCGTGTCGATCCCCCAGCGGTTGCACATCTCGTTGCCCTTCGCGATGCTGGCCAGGTTGTCGTTCAAAAGGTTGCTCCCAAGCATGCATATCGTTTCGTACTCGGGACCCGCGCCCCGCGCAACGGAATATGGTTCGTCTTTTACTTCTATTACACGCTTGCAGCCGATTGGGCACGCCCAGCAGGCGTACGCCTTGACCAGTATTTCATCGCTGTACGTCGGGCCGTTGATTTTCGCGATGACCTCATCGTCCTCGCCGACCTGCCAGTTCTTGAACGGCACATCGCCGAGCATCGCGCCTATCTCGAGGTTGGCGTTGGTGCCAAACGCCTTGAGAGACTCGACAACCAGTGACTCGGCGTAATCCTCCATCACCAGCTCGCGCCATCTTTTAAACGCATCGGGATCGGCGATCTCGACTTTCTTCCCGGTGCCAACGACAGCAATAGCCTTGAGGTTCTTTGAGCCCATAACCGCGCCCATCCCCGTGCGGCCCGCGATGTGGTGCTTGTCGTGAACTATTGCGGCAAACTTGACGCCGCTCTCGCCGGACGGCCCGATCGCCGCGACCTTCGCTTTCCTGCCCGTGTCGGCCTTCGACCTCTCGATGAGCATATCCGCCGTCTCATAAGTGTCCTTGCCCCACAAGTCAGATGCGTCACGCAACTCGACATCGTCTCCGTTTATCCAGAGGTAAACCGGCTTGTCGGAAACACCGGTGAAAACAATGCCATCGTAACCCGCCGCCTTGAGCTCCGGGCCGAAATAGCCCCCACAGGACGCTTCTCCCCAGTGGCCGGTTAACGGCGAGCGAGCGCAGGCCGCGAAGCGGTTGCCCCCCGGCACGCGGGTGCCGGTCCAGGGACCGGTCATTATGATAAAGAGGTTCTCGGGACTCAGCGGATCCACGTCCCCCGGAAAACGATCGATATAGATCTTTGCCGCAAGGCCCGAGCCCCCCATGTAGTCGCGGCAATCCTTCTCGTCAATATCAACCTTTTCGAACTCGCCGGTCGAGAGATCAACTTCCAGAATCTTTCCAACATAGCCGTACATTTTTAAAACCTCCAC encodes:
- a CDS encoding heterodisulfide reductase subunit F; translated protein: MMDESNPYLPYIVNIEDAWYETPVDDRAVKTFKVNFKDEKVWDTWRHRPGNCAMVGRLGIGESMFCISSSPTEEGYLRFSIMQAGKVTSALHELEAGDTMTVRGPLGNSFPLEEWEGKNIISIGGGIGQAPLRPAINYVRANKDKYGDLTVIYGARTSDLHCFKTEFEEYFKEEGTACHLAIDVEEESWPHYVGFVPSLVMEVAPKPDNAIAITCGPPILIKFVTQNLEKLGFKPEQIYTTLEERMKCGIGKCGRCNVGSMYVCKDGPVFSYATLKNIPEAFA
- a CDS encoding aldehyde ferredoxin oxidoreductase; translated protein: MYGYVGKILEVDLSTGEFEKVDIDEKDCRDYMGGSGLAAKIYIDRFPGDVDPLSPENLFIIMTGPWTGTRVPGGNRFAACARSPLTGHWGEASCGGYFGPELKAAGYDGIVFTGVSDKPVYLWINGDDVELRDASDLWGKDTYETADMLIERSKADTGRKAKVAAIGPSGESGVKFAAIVHDKHHIAGRTGMGAVMGSKNLKAIAVVGTGKKVEIADPDAFKRWRELVMEDYAESLVVESLKAFGTNANLEIGAMLGDVPFKNWQVGEDDEVIAKINGPTYSDEILVKAYACWACPIGCKRVIEVKDEPYSVARGAGPEYETICMLGSNLLNDNLASIAKGNEMCNRWGIDTITMGAIIALVTECQEKGLLSVDECDGVSIGWGDPDGMLELIEMAARNEGFGARMAQGSKALSEEIGSDAPVMAVQVRGLDAPAHDPRGFHGFALSYATSPRGACHCASTNLYLEGGSAPPLPQIDLEGPFDEQSSVGKAYLTARAQELGQIFNAAVVCYFTAVSWQEDALITAINSVTGLDYDLDSFMRVGERIWFLKRGIQALFGSGGEEDIMHPRFYKAVEEGSHAGSVPDFDLMKREYYEYRQLDDEGRLTRGKCEELGLGFLADKLGI
- a CDS encoding type II secretion system protein GspE; translated protein: MAQAKKKAKSVTHLLIEDGLVSQEQLLSALEKKKQTGKSLARTLIEMGVVSESKLTEVLAQHLGLEFVHLERYHVDMTAVALLDEKMAQRHLSLPISFDGDTLVVAMADPTNIFALDDIKMSTGYQVRPVVSTKADIEDFIRAYYRDVGELGVSEIKEFDSEDFDDKALSEAIGAITSDAPIVKFVNYVINEAVTDGASDIHFDPQEKEIIIRYRVDGVLHDAKSLPIRALPAVTSRVKIMSDLNIAQKRIPQDGHYEKRIGNKQIDFRVAVLPTIFGEKIVLRILDKSSIMLRLSDLGYDGETLEKYEDAFRKPNGAILVTGPTGSGKSTTLYGTLNVLNDETKNITTVEDPVEYRLAGINQIQINPKAGLTFASALRSILRTSPDIMMIGEIRDSETAKIAIESALTGHLVFSTLHTNDAPGAIARLTEMGIEPFLIASGIVCVLGQRLGRKLCVCKQIYEPSNEMLDRLEFHREPGEKLTLYQSSSKGCTRCGGSGYKGRVALVEIMKMSAEIEQLTIEEASTTAIARVAIEQGMKTMRQDGWEKCRAGITSIEEVLRVVI